A single region of the Onychomys torridus chromosome 11, mOncTor1.1, whole genome shotgun sequence genome encodes:
- the Lrrn2 gene encoding leucine-rich repeat neuronal protein 2: protein MRLLVAALLLSLVAGTTAVVPVVPWRVPCPPQCACQIRPWYTPRSSYREATTVDCNDLFLTAVPPGLPAGTQTLLLQSNSISRIDQTELAYLANLTELDLSQNSFSDARDCDFQALPQLLSLHLEENQLSRLEDHSFAGLTSLQELYLNHNQLCRIAPRAFEGLSNLLRLHLNSNLLRAIDSRWFEMLPNLEILMIGGNKVDAILDMNFRPLANLRSLVLAGMSLREISDYALEGLQSLESLSFYDNQLAQVPKRALEQVPGLKFLDLNKNPLQRVGPGDFANMLHLKELGLNNMEELVSIDKFALVNLPELTKLDITNNPRLSFIHPRAFHHLPQMETLMLNNNALSALHQQTVESLPNLQEVGLHGNPIRCDCVIRWANATGTHVRFIEPQSTLCAEPPDLQRRPVREVPFREMTDHCLPLISPRSFPSSLQVASGESMVLHCRALAEPEPEIYWVTPAGVRLRPAHAGRRYRVFPEGTLELRRVTAAEAGLYTCVAQNLVGADTKTVNVVVGHAPFQPGRDKRPGLELRVQETHPYHILLFWVPPPNIVSTNLTWSSASPLRDHEATASARLPQGTHRYNITRLLPGTEYWACLQVAFADAHTQLACVWARTKEASRCHRALGDQPGLIAILTLAVLLLAAGLAAHLGRGPQPKQGVGEKPLLPAWAFWGWSTPSVRVMSAPLVLPWNPGRNPPRCSNGETVSPPLSPHS from the coding sequence ATGAGGCTCCTTGTGGCTGCCCTTTTGCTATCTTTGGTGGCGGGTACCACTGCCGTGGTACCCGTGGTACCCTGGCGTGTGCCCTGCCCTCCTCAGTGTGCCTGCCAGATCCGGCCCTGGTACACACCCCGATCATCCTACCGTGAGGCCACCACTGTGGACTGCAATGACCTCTTCCTGACGGCAGTGCCCCCAGGGCTCCCTGCGGGCACACAAACCCTGCTGCTACAGAGCAACAGCATCAGCCGAATAGACCAGACTGAGCTTGCCTACTTAGCCAACCTCACAGAGCTGGATCTGTCCCAGAACAGCTTCTCAGATGCCCGAGACTGTGACTTCCAGGCCctgcctcagctgctgagccTCCACCTAGAAGAGAACCAGCTAAGCCGGCTGGAGGATCACAGCTTTGCAGGGCTGACCAGCCTGCAGGAGCTCTATCTCAACCATAACCAGCTGTGTCGTATTGCCCCCAGGGCCTTCGAAGGCCTCAGCAACCTGCTTCGACTGCACCTCAACTCTAACCTGCTTAGGGCCATTGACAGCCGCTGGTTCGAGATGCTGCCCAACTTGGAAATCCTCATGATTGGTGGCAACAAGGTGGATGCCATCTTGGACATGAACTTCCGACCCCTGGCCAACCTGCGCAGCCTGGTGCTGGCAGGCATGAGCTTGCGGGAGATCTCAGACTATGCTCTGGAAGGACTGCAAAGCCTGGAGAGTCTCTCTTTCTATGACAATCAGCTGGCCCAGGTGCCCAAGCGGGCATTGGAGCAGGTGCCTGGGCTCAAGTTCCTAGACCTGAACAAAAACCCACTGCAGCGGGTAGGGCCGGGAGACTTTGCCAACATGCTGCACCTCAAGGAATTAGGACTGAACAACATGGAGGAGCTGGTCTCCATTGACAAGTTCGCCCTGGTAAATCTCCCTGAGCTGACCAAGCTGGACATCACCAATAACCCTCGGCTGTCTTTCATCCATCCCCGCGCCTTCCACCACCTGCCCCAGATGGAGACTCTCATGCTCAACAACAACGCTCTCAGTGCCTTGCACCAGCAGACAGTGGAGTCTCTGCCCAACCTGCAGGAGGTGGGGCTCCACGGCAACCCCATCCGCTGTGACTGTGTCATCCGCTGGGCCAATGCCACGGGCACCCATGTCCGTTTCATCGAGCCACAGTCTACTCTGTGTGCTGAGCCACCAGACCTCCAGCGCCGCCCAGTCCGGGAGGTGCCATTCCGGGAGATGACAGACCACTGCCTGCCCCTCATCTCTCCTCGAAGCTTCCCCTCCAGCCTGCAGGTGGCCAGTGGAGAGAGCATGGTACTTCACTGTCGAGCACTGGCTGAACCAGAGCCTGAAATCTACTGGGTCACTCCAGCTGGAGTTCGACTGAGGCCTGCCCATGCAGGCCGGAGGTACCGGGTGTTCCCTGAGGGGACCCTAGAGTTGCGGAGGGTGACAGCAGCCGAGGCGGGGTTATATACCTGTGTGGCCCAGAACCTGGTCGGGGCTGACACTAAGACAGTCAATGTTGTGGTTGGCCATGCTCCCTTCCAGCCAGGCAGGGACAAGAGACCAGGACTGGAGCTCCGTGTGCAGGAGACACACCCATATCACATCCTGCTGTTTTGGGTGCCCCCACCCAACATAGTCTCCACCAACCTCACCTGGTCTAGCGCCTCCCCCCTCCGGGACCATGAAGCCACTGCTTCGGCTCGACTGCCCCAGGGCACCCACCGCTACAACATTACCCGCCTCCTTCCGGGCACAGAGTACTGGGCCTGCCTGCAAGTGGCCTTTGCTGATGCCCACACCCAGTTGGCTTGTGTTTGGGCCAGGACTAAAGAGGCCTCTCGTTGCCACAGAGCCCTGGgggaccagcctgggctcatAGCCATCCTGACTCTTGCTGTCCTCCTGCTGGCAGCTGGGCTTGCAGCCCACCTTGGCAGAGGCCCGCAGCCCAAGCAGGGGGTGGGTGAGAAGCCTCTCCTTCCAGCCTgggctttctggggctggagcacCCCCTCTGTCAGAGTCATGTCTGCACCCCTTGTCCTGCCCTGGAATCCAGGGAGGAACCCGCCCAGATGCTCAAATGGGGAGACAGTGTCGCCACCACTGTCTCCACATTCCTGA